The following coding sequences lie in one Vibrio sp. ED004 genomic window:
- a CDS encoding sucrose-specific PTS transporter subunit IIBC, with product MNYPKIAKELLSLLGGKSNITALAHCATRLRLAVADQDKIDEQAIDNLEGVKGQFKVAGQYQIIFGSGIVNQVYAELAKLTEMTEMSTNDVASAGADNQNILQRAVKGLSDIFVPIIPAIVAGGLLMGIYNLLTAQGLFIDGKSLIDANPGLTDLANMINTFANAPFVYLPILLAFSASKTFGGNPYLGAALGMLMVHPDLLNGWGFGGASVSGSIPVWNILGFEIEKVGYQGSVLPVLVSAFILAKVELGLRKVIPSVLDNLLTPLLAIFVTGLLTFMVVGPFTRDIGFLLGDGLNWLYNSAGFIGGAVFGLIYAPFVITGMHHSFIAIETQLLADIATTGGTFIFPIAAMSNVSQGAAALAVGFMSKDKKMKGIAIPSGVTGLLGITEPAMFGVNLKLRYPFIAAVCAAAVSSAFITMFNVKAQALGAAGIPGIISISPEKIGYYVVGMIIAFVTAFALTVVLGLRESSKQNIKATA from the coding sequence ATGAATTATCCAAAAATAGCAAAAGAGCTGCTTTCTCTATTAGGTGGTAAAAGTAATATCACCGCACTTGCACACTGTGCGACTCGTCTGCGTCTTGCAGTCGCAGACCAAGATAAAATTGATGAACAGGCGATTGATAACCTAGAAGGGGTTAAGGGCCAGTTTAAAGTAGCAGGTCAATATCAGATCATCTTTGGCTCAGGCATCGTTAACCAAGTTTATGCTGAGTTGGCTAAGCTGACTGAAATGACGGAAATGTCGACCAACGATGTGGCGTCTGCAGGTGCTGATAACCAAAATATCCTGCAACGTGCAGTGAAAGGTCTGTCTGATATCTTTGTACCAATCATTCCGGCGATTGTTGCTGGTGGTTTGTTGATGGGAATCTACAACCTATTGACGGCTCAAGGCTTGTTCATTGATGGCAAATCTTTAATCGACGCTAATCCGGGTTTGACCGACTTAGCAAACATGATCAATACATTTGCTAATGCCCCTTTTGTGTACTTACCTATTTTATTAGCATTTTCAGCGAGTAAGACGTTTGGTGGTAACCCATACCTTGGCGCGGCTTTGGGTATGTTGATGGTTCACCCAGACTTGCTTAACGGCTGGGGCTTCGGTGGCGCATCGGTTTCGGGCAGCATTCCAGTTTGGAACATTCTAGGTTTCGAAATCGAGAAAGTGGGCTATCAAGGTTCAGTACTGCCCGTTCTTGTTTCTGCGTTTATTCTAGCGAAAGTTGAGCTTGGGCTGCGTAAAGTTATTCCTTCGGTTCTGGATAACTTGCTAACGCCGCTACTGGCTATTTTCGTGACTGGCCTACTGACATTCATGGTTGTGGGGCCATTTACACGTGATATCGGTTTCCTACTGGGTGACGGTCTTAACTGGCTATACAACAGCGCTGGCTTCATTGGTGGTGCGGTGTTTGGTTTGATTTATGCGCCGTTCGTTATTACTGGTATGCACCATAGCTTTATTGCTATTGAAACTCAGCTGCTTGCGGATATCGCAACGACTGGCGGTACGTTCATCTTCCCTATCGCGGCGATGTCTAACGTGTCTCAAGGTGCAGCGGCACTGGCGGTTGGTTTCATGAGTAAAGATAAGAAAATGAAAGGTATCGCGATTCCTTCTGGTGTGACTGGTTTGCTTGGTATTACTGAACCTGCCATGTTCGGTGTGAACTTGAAGCTTCGCTACCCATTCATTGCTGCGGTTTGTGCTGCTGCGGTTTCAAGCGCATTTATCACCATGTTTAATGTGAAAGCACAAGCACTAGGTGCCGCGGGTATTCCTGGCATCATCTCAATATCGCCAGAGAAAATTGGCTACTACGTGGTAGGTATGATTATCGCGTTCGTAACTGCATTTGCGCTGACCGTTGTATTAGGTCTACGTGAGAGCAGCAAGCAAAACATTAAAGCAACAGCTTGA
- a CDS encoding carbohydrate porin — translation MKLHTLAVAVTMGLMTTSVLASEDVAALEQRINELEQRVAQTEQVSTEANEKASSFEFHGYARSGLLINDDLNGATGTGPYMTAAGAIGAPIGRLGVEDDHYVEANLIHKRFADDGSSALFRIMLADSTETNNEWTASESQLNVRQVYSELNRLSMFSESEAFSEATFWAGKRFDRNNFDIHFFDSDIVFLSGTGAGVYDVQMSDNWKANFSIYGRDFGEIDSSSTDVENYIATMNNRIGQWQVMLSGMTSADNDSRLNGAAESGVHAMFAYHGDNFFGLSEGFSKTGMLVGSGLGAELKGIGSNGDLLDDAKAVRLFSYGVTRIGDNWRLAPALMAEHSQDRLKKNDEFTWASLNVRLAQEFTENFEMVYEGSLQYMDLDNSTEQASGGFYKATVAPTLKLSTSTGFFDRPELRFAVSYVDWSEDLNGYSISTEADAATMGEGGEVLFALQMETWF, via the coding sequence ATGAAACTACACACTTTAGCGGTTGCTGTAACAATGGGCCTAATGACTACATCGGTATTAGCAAGTGAAGACGTTGCAGCATTAGAGCAACGTATTAATGAATTAGAACAAAGAGTTGCACAAACGGAGCAGGTTTCTACCGAAGCCAATGAAAAGGCTTCTTCGTTTGAGTTTCACGGCTATGCGCGCTCTGGGTTATTGATCAACGACGACCTAAACGGCGCGACAGGTACTGGTCCTTACATGACAGCGGCGGGTGCGATTGGTGCGCCTATTGGACGACTTGGTGTGGAAGATGATCATTACGTTGAAGCGAACTTGATTCATAAGCGTTTTGCGGATGATGGTTCTAGTGCCTTGTTTCGTATCATGTTAGCCGACAGTACTGAAACAAATAACGAATGGACAGCCAGTGAAAGCCAGTTGAATGTACGACAAGTGTATTCAGAACTGAACCGCTTGAGCATGTTCTCTGAATCTGAAGCGTTTTCTGAAGCAACGTTTTGGGCGGGTAAACGATTCGATCGCAACAACTTTGATATTCACTTTTTCGATTCGGATATTGTCTTCTTATCAGGTACTGGTGCGGGCGTTTACGATGTTCAGATGAGCGACAACTGGAAAGCGAATTTCTCCATTTATGGCCGAGATTTTGGCGAGATTGATAGCTCATCAACAGATGTAGAAAACTACATTGCGACCATGAATAACCGCATTGGCCAATGGCAAGTGATGTTGAGTGGCATGACCTCAGCAGACAACGATAGCCGTTTAAATGGCGCAGCTGAAAGCGGTGTACACGCAATGTTTGCGTACCATGGAGACAACTTCTTTGGTCTGAGCGAAGGCTTCTCTAAAACGGGTATGTTAGTGGGTAGCGGCCTAGGTGCAGAGCTAAAAGGCATCGGTTCAAATGGTGATCTACTGGATGACGCAAAAGCCGTTCGCCTGTTTAGCTACGGTGTCACTCGCATTGGCGACAACTGGCGCTTAGCACCTGCATTAATGGCAGAGCATAGCCAAGACCGTTTGAAGAAGAATGACGAGTTCACATGGGCTTCTTTAAATGTTCGATTAGCTCAAGAGTTCACAGAGAACTTTGAGATGGTTTACGAAGGTTCATTGCAATACATGGATTTAGACAACTCGACAGAGCAAGCAAGCGGCGGTTTCTACAAAGCGACAGTGGCACCAACACTGAAGCTTTCAACCAGCACTGGTTTCTTTGACCGACCAGAACTGCGTTTCGCTGTGAGCTATGTGGATTGGAGTGAAGACCTGAACGGTTACTCGATCAGTACTGAGGCAGATGCAGCAACGATGGGAGAGGGCGGCGAGGTTCTGTTTGCACTGCAGATGGAAACTTGGTTCTAA
- a CDS encoding LacI family DNA-binding transcriptional regulator — MASLHDVARLAGVSKSTVSRVINDEYGVKDATKVKVRKAVEECGYLPNQVAKDLKSQKTNLVGVIVPRVSSHATSQGVDGLTAVLEQAGKHVLLASTHQTHHKELEYIQIFNQKRVEGIILYATHLDNKLVKAIQSSAVPVVLVGQDGSMFNIPSIVHDDTRVGFEAGNRLIAKGCKHMGFIGVQGDDIAVDKMRSEGFAQSLQFNDLTLQFHARGDFTIESGYQQAKQSLKEHTKLDGLFCATDRIAIGAIRAIQEAGLIPGKDVLVLGVGDDELASVCTPTLSTFNYAFDKAGENGGKLLLDRIEKKGFEMSKMVLTFTTIDRESC, encoded by the coding sequence ATGGCTAGTCTTCATGATGTCGCTCGTCTCGCTGGAGTTTCCAAGTCGACGGTCTCAAGAGTAATCAACGATGAGTATGGCGTAAAAGACGCGACCAAGGTGAAGGTGCGTAAAGCGGTTGAAGAGTGTGGCTATCTCCCAAACCAAGTCGCTAAAGACTTAAAGTCTCAAAAAACCAACCTGGTTGGCGTGATTGTTCCTAGGGTTTCTTCCCACGCCACCTCTCAAGGTGTCGATGGTTTAACCGCCGTCTTAGAGCAAGCGGGCAAGCATGTTTTATTAGCCAGCACGCACCAAACACACCACAAAGAACTTGAATATATTCAAATATTTAACCAAAAACGCGTTGAAGGCATCATCCTGTACGCGACCCACCTCGACAACAAATTAGTCAAAGCGATTCAAAGCTCTGCTGTACCGGTGGTATTGGTGGGTCAAGACGGGTCAATGTTTAACATCCCAAGCATTGTGCACGACGATACTCGCGTAGGGTTTGAAGCGGGCAACCGCCTCATAGCGAAAGGTTGTAAGCATATGGGATTCATCGGCGTGCAAGGCGATGATATTGCGGTTGATAAGATGAGATCGGAAGGCTTCGCTCAATCGCTTCAATTTAATGACCTCACACTGCAATTTCACGCCCGTGGCGACTTCACCATAGAGTCAGGTTACCAACAGGCTAAACAGTCTCTAAAAGAGCACACCAAGCTCGATGGCCTGTTCTGCGCAACTGACCGTATCGCAATCGGTGCGATCAGAGCCATTCAAGAAGCTGGACTCATTCCAGGAAAGGATGTCTTGGTACTCGGCGTGGGTGACGATGAACTTGCTTCAGTATGCACACCAACGCTGTCTACATTTAACTATGCGTTTGATAAAGCAGGAGAAAATGGAGGCAAGCTGCTGCTCGACCGTATTGAGAAAAAAGGCTTTGAAATGAGTAAGATGGTGTTGACCTTCACCACTATTGACCGAGAGTCTTGCTAG